One stretch of Chryseobacterium fluminis DNA includes these proteins:
- a CDS encoding biliverdin-producing heme oxygenase gives MVSEYLKKNTAEFHDAAEKLFSSEKIFNRTFTLEDYKKIIHNNYLMLLHAEDKIFSSLEENFSDKLQLADRKKLSLIEKDLESLSLHNKAVSHTLEFDNENEALGAMYVIEGSTLGGNVIAKQLSKTEGFDQVTFNFFGCYQENTGPMWKSFKEVLDTEVKEEHYNEVLSGAKKLYTFLLNVN, from the coding sequence ATGGTATCAGAATATCTTAAAAAAAATACTGCTGAATTTCACGATGCGGCTGAGAAATTGTTTAGTTCTGAAAAAATATTTAACAGAACCTTCACCTTAGAAGACTATAAAAAAATCATCCATAACAATTATTTAATGCTTCTTCACGCTGAGGACAAAATTTTCAGCAGTCTTGAAGAAAATTTTTCTGATAAACTTCAGTTGGCCGACCGGAAGAAACTCTCTCTCATAGAAAAAGACCTTGAAAGTCTTTCTTTGCATAATAAGGCTGTCTCCCATACTCTGGAATTCGATAATGAAAATGAAGCTTTAGGAGCAATGTATGTGATCGAAGGCTCTACTTTAGGAGGTAATGTAATAGCCAAACAGCTTTCAAAAACAGAAGGCTTTGACCAGGTGACCTTCAATTTCTTTGGATGTTATCAGGAAAATACAGGACCTATGTGGAAAAGCTTCAAAGAAGTTCTGGATACTGAAGTGAAAGAGGAACATTATAATGAAGTATTGTCCGGAGCTAAAAAGCTATACACATTCTTATTAAACGTTAATTAA